Proteins encoded together in one Anaerotignum propionicum DSM 1682 window:
- a CDS encoding ACT domain-containing protein: MKEDKNFFIVDKSVLPEIFLKVMEVKNLLESKKEKTVQDAVSKVGISRSAFYKYRDAVHPLYENTRGKTVTLSANLDNTPGLLSAVLNGIATEGANILTINQTIPINGIANVTITIETNVMQGDFSRLINRIEGLQGVQSLRIIGRE, from the coding sequence GTGAAGGAAGATAAAAATTTTTTTATTGTGGATAAAAGTGTGCTGCCTGAAATATTTTTAAAGGTAATGGAAGTGAAGAATCTTTTAGAAAGCAAGAAGGAAAAAACAGTTCAGGATGCGGTAAGTAAGGTGGGTATTAGCCGCAGTGCTTTTTACAAGTATCGGGATGCAGTGCATCCTCTTTATGAGAACACAAGGGGAAAGACGGTTACTCTTTCTGCAAATTTAGATAATACCCCCGGTCTTTTATCGGCAGTATTAAACGGTATTGCCACTGAGGGGGCAAATATTCTGACCATTAATCAAACAATTCCCATTAATGGAATTGCCAATGTTACGATAACCATTGAAACAAATGTGATGCAAGGAGATTTCAGCCGTCTGATTAACCGTATAGAAGGGCTGCAGGGGGTACAGTCTTTGCGGATTATCGGCAGAGAATAA